TCTGCTGAAGATGGAGGTCTGGTGGGACCCCAGCTGCagtactgcacccagctctggagccctcagcacgggaaagacatggacctgttagagggGGTACAGAGGAGGAGGCCAGGAAGATGTTCAgaggttggagcccctctgctgcgaggacaggctgagagagttggggggggttcagcctggagaaggctccagggagaacatATAggggcctttcagtacttacagggggcctacaggagagatggggacaaacttctcagcagggcctgttgtgacaggagaaggggtgaTGGCTTAAAACTAGAAGAGggatttaaattagatataaggaagaaaacgtttacactgagggtggtgagacactggcccaggttgcccagagaggtggtcgatgtcccATCCcgggaaacattccaggtcaggttggacggggctcagATCCACCTGATCTAGCTGGAGATGtcccgggagggggcggggacatcgcaggggtgttggaccaggtggcctttaaaggtcccttcccacccaaactactCCATGATCCTATGCAGACCCGTCCCAGCCGGCGCTTTGCCCGCTCCGAGCGGCACCGCTCCTCCCCGGGGGGGTGGTGTCTGTGCTGTGCCGgatcgctccccccccccccccgcccccgctctGTGTCCCCTCGGCCGCTCCGTGTCCCGCGCGCCGTGCGGTGCCGGGGGGAGCGGGAGCAGCGCGGGGCCTCCGCGAGCCGcacccggccccgccccgcctgccccgcccctcccgccagCCAATGAGCGCCAGGAGGCTCCTCCCGGCGGCCAATGGCagcgcggcggccgcccccctcttcccgccgccgccccctatTTGAGGCGCGCCGCGGAGCCGCGCGCGGGCAGAGGCGGGAGCGGAGCCCGgcgcggggagcggaggggagggggggtgcggCCGGCGGAGCCCCGCACcgcacccggggtggggggagcggggcgcTCCCGGGCGGCGGCACCCCCATGGAGGCTTTTCCCGGCGGCAAGCTGGAGCAGCACCGGCACCTGCCGGCCGTGGAGTGCCTGCCGGGCGCCCGCTACGGCGGCCGGAGTCACAGCGCCTGCGGGAACGTCTTCAACTCCTGGAACGACTACCTGGGGCTGGCCACCCTCATCACCAAGGCCGTGCGCCCCGGCAAGGGCTTCGGCGCCGAGCCCCCCTCGGTGGTAGTGGCGGCGGCCGTGCCGCCGGccgaggacgaggaggaggaagaggaggaggaggaagaggcggcGGGGCCGTACTTCGAGGGCGCGCTGGACTTGCAGGACCTGGACCTGTGCGGgcatcaccatcatcaccaccaccaccaccatcacggCGAGAGCCTGCTGGAGGAGCGCTTCGCCGACTTCAGCCCTTTCCCCGGGCGCggcggtcccgccgccgccgtggTCTTCGACTGCTCGGGGGATCACCCGGGCCGGGAGGGCTCGCCCCACGCCTGGggcggggtggtggtggcggggcGGCTGCCGACCCACCCGCGGGCCGCCTCCCGCCTGCTCAAACCCGAGCTGCAGGTCTGCGTCTTCTGCCGGAACAACAAGGAGGCGGTGGCCCTCTACACCACCCACATCCTCAAGGGACCCGACGGCCGCGTCCTCTGCCCGGTGCTGCGGCGTTACACCTGCCCCCTCTGCGGTGCCAGCGGCGACAATGCCCACACCATCAAGTACTGTCCCCTCTCCAAAATGCAGGCGGCCAAACAGCTCAAACACGCCCGGACCGCCCTGGGGAAGAAGGGCCGTTAGGCGCCGGGACCCcgggggggcggccccggcctcCTCCCGTctctttcctttgggtttttgtCTTTAAAGCGGATGGcggtttgggtttgctttgggtttgttttgttctttcacacattaatatatatattaaaggcGGAGACTGGCGAGCGGGGGCGCCGGGCCGGTTGCCGTGCCGCCCGTGGCGTCTGGTGCGCGCTGGCCCGCGCGGAGCCGGGCGGCGGGAATTGCGCAGCTCAGATGCACTGTATTTGTttattgtaaggaaaaaaaaaaaaaaaaaaacaaaccaccaaaaaaaaacctaaaaaaccaaccaaatatatacatatatgtgatTTTTACGGAAACGGATTTACGGCCGGGATCTAAGTGGGAGAGGGGGGGGTTAGAGCAAGCGGCGGACCGGGGGGGGGCGGTTGGCGGGGCTCCCCGGGCGCTGGCAGCGGGGCAGCACCGCCCGGGCCCGGCTCTGcctccccccggggcgggggggcaccgcTCCGTGGtgtcggggccgggggggggggggggtccggctGCGGTGTTCAGCTTGATGCTGCACGGTGGGGGCCGGGCGGGAGAGCTGTGGTTTTGCCTGTTAATAGCAGGGTGTTTAATTAGGGTGCAACGCTCCGCGCTTCAGGTCTTCCAAGTCAACATCCAAGCAATTTTCTTTGCCGCTCTTAAAACCAGGGCGCAAATCATCATCGAACCTGCGCTCGGTTACTGGCTTGGTAATTAACGTCTCCTTCCCGAAGTCGCAGCATCCTACCTGGCAGGATGGGAGAGCGGAGCCGTGCCCCACCGTCACCCTTGAACCGTTCCAGCAGCGAGTGCGGACGGTCTGGCGGGGTCTCCCGTCTCCGATACGCGGCTTTCATATCTGAGAGGAGAAAGCATCCATGTGTTTGCTTGAAAACGGAATGACGCTGGGCTGAGGTGCAAACGGAGCCCTCTCTGCTGAAGGACAGGCGGCGAGTGCGGCAGAGAAGAAGCTTTGGTGCGGCTTGTGTTTGTGGTGGAGAATGGGGAGGTGATGGGAAACCTTTGGAGAGAAAAGACCTGGGCAAAGGAGGAAGGCGTGACTGTAGCGTTTTGAAAGGGGAGGTGACATATTTTTAAGAGTTCAGAGAATGTGGTTTAACTCAGTGCAAGGTTGGGGGGACCTGCCCGTGTGGTTAACAAATGTCCTTACGGCTACATAGGCTGTACAAAGCGTAGGATTGATGCTGAGGAGCTGGAGCCTGGGAGATGGCAGTTCGGTGGTACCGAGTGTCAGACAGGGCTGCGTTGCTTCGAATCCTCAAGAGATCAGAAATGGCTTTTCTTGTGACTCGGAGGCAGgacaaggagcagcagcaggtttgTAGTTTGCTTAGGAGCCCTCTGGAGCCAAAAGGCAGGTGCCCAAGTCCTCAGCGCAGAGAGGGTTGTGCTGTAGAAGGCTTTACCAACACCTGGGACGTGGAGGGGTGCTTGGTTTGCCAGGGTGGCCCTGCCAAAAGCAGGGAGGTGGTGAAAACCTTGTGCAGGAACAGCTAGGGCATCACCAGGAGGATGGTGATGCCCCGGAGATGGGGTCCCAACAGAAAAAGGGAGGTAGGAAAGTGAGAGGTGACACCTGCTTGTGTGGCTAAAGCTAGATAAAGCTGCTCAagagggtgggagatgggggcaggagagggggggggaacaGGACAGTGGAGAATGGAGTCAAAATGTGCAGGGGGGAAGGCCCAGGGTTCGTTATTCATCACTGCTGTTGACTCACAGCTGCAGCAATTACGAGGGAGAAACTGATTTTGTGTGGAAGCGTTCTCTTAAATCTTCATCACGCGGCTCCAAAGATGGTGTCAGGTCTAATTACCGAATGCAGTGGGGCGTTTAAACAACACTTCATGGTGCCTGCGGCTACGCTCTCCTCGTGCTAAGTATCGGTTGTGTATTGTCTCGTTCTGTGGGGCTTGCACCCCGGGCTCTGCCGGGCTGTTAGAAGTGagatgttttgtggttttgtgatgTCTGGTCCACGCAGGTTCAATCTGTATCCACCCCACGTTAGAACCCAGCTCCGGTGCGATGCCACGGGAAGAGGTTTCTTCTGTACTTTTCTTACCTCCTTTGTGGGAAGTTTGAAGATGAGTACATAGATTTTAATGCCGTTGACTGTTGCTGGacacaaaaagcaagaaagatcTAAGAAAATTTTTCTCAGGTGCTTTCTGAGGGGCAGtcctggcagggctggctgcgAGGTGGTGTTGGGGGTGTGCCCACCCCTCCTGTCTCATCTCTACATTGAGCTACTGCGTAGCCCCAGCCCTATAGCAACGCCTGGAAGTTCATCAGGACACCAGAAGATCCCCTGCCTTGGATGGTGCTGGGTTTTGCAGCGCCCgttccttccctctgcctgtgccagaggAAAACTGCTGCATCCACGGCCTCTGCTCCTGCCCGTCGCTCcggctcctctctcctcctccacacaCTCGCAGCCTGTCGTAGCCACGACAGGGCATTAGGCATCTCATCAGAGTCTGGGCAGGTAAGGGGGTGGAGCGAGAGCTTCAGAAGACGggttgggagggggggaaagaaaccccaaactATTCCAGAGAGGAGACGACAGGGTTGAGAATCGGCAAAAGGCAGCCCGAGAGCAAGGCTCTTCAGTTACTTTACATCATCATTCAACGGGACAACGTGCCCTTTAAACTTTTGCAAGTCAGTGTTTTATGAAAAGTGAACCTTTAAGGACCTTtcggggttttgtttggtttgtggttttggggtttttttaagtaagctGCTGTGATTTCCTGTGCACCAGCACACTCCTTGTGGCACTGAGTAAGCAGAAACGTGCTCGTTCGTGGTGACTCTGAAAAGGGTATTAGGGCAGATGGTGCTTACAGGGTTACTTTGATTCCTTAAATTACTGGAAGCAATTTACGTTTGTAACTTAAACCCTAGGAACAGCAAAGAGCTCAATCCAAAAGCGGCCCAGGTTGGAAGCTGTTGATATGCTCCACAGAAGAGGTCTAAGAAAAGcctgatattttaatttattctagGGGCATCTGCAACTCAAAAGATTACGACGACTTgtttaaaccaaatattttatctTTGGAGAATCACTTTATTACAGGGAAATATTCTTAAGGATGTAAGTGGTGGAAGCTTTTCCCTAGTGGTGTTTTGGTAGAAGGAATGAACAGAGAGTATTGGACAGCCCGGAATCATCCTCAGTTTGATACTAGTCTTGGCAAAAAGCAAGCTGCTTGTAATTAAAAATGACTTTCAGGTGCGTAGATAACTTGACCCAGCTGCAGTGAGGTGTGTCTGTACCCGTCCTCAGGGAAAGTCCTGTCTGGGCAGAGTGTGCTCGGTCTCACTGCTGACCCGAGCGCTACAGTAGCTGCTGTGGGACCCAACCATCACGGCTATAAAACGTCTTCCCTTCCCATAGGTGTGCCCGTTTGGCCCAACAAATgtacagattcatagattggtccaggccggaagggacctgcaaaggtcatctagtccgacctccccgcagtcagcagggacacccccaactagaccaggttgcccagggcctcgtcgagcttcatcttgagtatctccagggaaggggcctcaaccgcctccctgggcaacctgttccggtgttccaccaccctcagagtaaagaacttgttcctaatatccaatctaaatctgctcttctccatcttaaaaccattgccccttgtcctgtcactgcaggcctttggaaacagaccctccccagccttcctgtaggtccccttcaggtactggaaggttgctattaggtctccccggagcctcctcttctccaggctgaacaaccccagctccctcagcctgtcctcgtagcagaggtgctccaaccccctgatcattttcgtggccctcctctggaccctctctatcaggtccatgtccttcctatattgagggctccagacctgcacacagtgctccaggtgaggtctcaccagagcagagtaaagtggcagaatcacctctctggatctgctggcaacacatctcttgatgcagcccaggatgggattggccttctgggctgcaagtgcacattgcctgctcatgtccagcttctcgtccaccagtacccccaagtcccgttcctcagggctgctttccaatacctcatcccccagtctgtgttTCTATAGCAGAGACAGTCTGCTAATAGCCGCATGGGGAGGAAGATGGTTACTCCTCATATACCAATAGTCTGGGCAGAGCAGAAGAGTGATGTGCTAAATCTTCACGTGTGGAAAAAGAGGTAGCAGAGCCAGTGACTGTCCTCCTGCCCAGGAGGGAAAGGACAACAGAGCTCGAGTTGCAGCGAGGGAGATCTTGATTAGCAAAAAGCAGTGGAATGGCTTGTAGACCCTCCATCCTTCCATAATTAAATGCATTAATAATTCTTTTCAAGAGCAGGACCAGACAAAGTGTAGATCAGTTCTAACTGCTCCTGCCAGGGCACAATAGGAAGGCTCAGGtgctcctggtgtgtttccttctTGCAATTCTGCATTAAAATACCCTGAATGGCCTGAATAACAGGTACACTGTGAATCTCGCATTCACTGCCCTTTACGTTGTGGGCTCACACAATTTAACGGCACCTTTTAGTTACAGAAGGAAAACTTGCTTAAATGCAGCCGTCCCTGTCAGTGCCTGTGGCCCATGGATATTACATTTAATTTACAGCCAGACAAGAGTCCCAGTACTCTTCCTGCCTGAGATGGCCACCAGCTCACCTGTAGCTCCCCAACGTGCTCCTGATCCTCCTCATGACCACACTGAGGTCCTTCTAACCGAGGTCATGGCGTGTCCCGAGAAGGTTCTGGCTGTGCCCAGCCTGGAGCGGCACCAGTTCATTCactgcccctgccctgctctgccagctctcctaaaatactgattttatggtattttttttttagaacaaagGCACTTTAGAGAAAGTGTAAcggaaatttcactgaatttcactgaatttttagagttggaagggaccataaagatcatctagtccaactccgctgccaaagcaggattgcccagagcatgtcagagcatgttactcaggactgcatccaggagggtcttgaagatctccagagacggggactccacaacctccctgggcagcctgtcccagggctgtcaccctcaccgtaaagaagtttcttctcatatttgagtggaacctcctatgttccagcttgtgcccgttgcccctcgtcctctcactggcaaccactgaagagtctggctccctcctccttcaacccaccctttagatacttataagtgTCTATGCTCTACTTCTGCTGAGCAGCCTGGTGGTCCTCAGCCCTGCCCACCAGCTGGGGGTCGGTCTCTGGGCTGCTCCGGGAGTGGGGAACAAACCTGGACTGTCCATACCTGATCACCCGCCTCGCTCTGCTCTTGGGGATTTTAACTGAGCGACGTTTGCAGCCGTTTAAGCTCACGTTCTGCCTCCTAACCACAGCGCGGACGGTCTGTATTCTTCTGAGGTTCACGGAAAAGTTTAGATGTTTAAGTGGCCGTGAATCCATCAAACAGCAAAGCCTGACAGAGAATTCATCTCACTTCACCAACATCAGGTAACCAGACGTCGTGCTGGTGTGTAAtcgcggcagcagcaggaggttttAGCTGCTGGACGTGGTCAGCGGTGGGATTTGGTCGCTGTAGTCGGGGTTGTGTCTGAAACgataaagcagtaaaataaacCCTGGGGTGTCTGCAACGCTCACAGCTCGCAGATCTTTTCTCCCGTGTTGGCAACGTGATCTCAGCGTCAAGGACGCGAATTTGGGAACAGCTTTAGCTGGTACAACAATGACTAACAGTTATCTCCATATTAAAATGGCTTTGTTTGGCTAAAATTAAGTAACTGGAGGTATAACCACTTTTTACATCTCCCCCATGACTGGAGAAGGGCAGATGTTGCATCCAGCTTCAAACAAGGCCAAAAGGACCATCTGAGAAGCTACAGGCCAGATGGTGTCACCTCAGCCCCTGAGAAAACCATGGCAGAAGCCTTCTCTGAGCACGTTTTTGGGCACACGCAGGAGGTGACCGGgaacagtcagcatggatttactgAGGGTAGATCCTGCCTGACTTACCTGCCTTCTACAACAAATTGACTTTGCAGACAAGGGAAGGAGTAGTGGATGTTCTTCAGCTCAACTTTAGCTTTCAACAGTCTCACACAATGTTCTTGTGCCCAAGTTAGGATGTTACAGCCCAGACAGCTGGACAGGAAGACTGGTTGGGTGTTCAGGCTCATCATGGTCTATGGAGGTATCACGGGGGTCTCTCCTGGGACCTGCCCTGACGTCTTTCTCAAGGActtggaggcagcagcagggtgccCTGCCAGCaggtttgtggatgacaccaaactgggaggaccaCTTGGGGCAGGGCTGCCATCCTGAGGGACTGAGACAGGCTGGGCAGGAGCCTGATGACATGCAGGAAGAAGGGCAGAAGCCCTTGCAGTGACAGGCTGAGGGTGGCTCAGATGCCTCCAGAGCCCCAGCAGGCATCAAGCTGAGCACAAGCCAGCAGATCTGAGGCTGCTCGAGCAGGACCACAGCCTGTAGATGGGAGAAGAGAGCATCCCCCtcttccccacacacagcagacctcatcctgactactgcatccagttctgggtcACATATCCACCCACGACAATGAGGATATTGCcaaactggagcaagttcagGAGATGGCCAACAAGATGGTCATGGTCTGGAGCACCTGCctgggagaaaaggctgagggaacaggacttgttcagcctgaagaagagaaggctttggagaTACCAACAGCACCAAACAGAAGTTACTGGGAAAACAAAGTCAGGCTTTTCCCAGCAGCGCATGACCAGGAGCATGGGAGACAATGGGTAGATgccaaagaaagagagagggttACACTTCCTTGCTGTGGgagcagtcaagcattggaagaggttgcccagataGGCTGTACCATCTCCATCCTTAGAGGTTTTCAAGGCCACACTGCAGAAATGTGGTTCTGAGGAACAGTCTGACTTCACTTGGAGAGCTCCAGGGGTCTCTCTTAGCAGGAATGACCCCGTAATTTCTTGACACCAAATGGAAGGACAGTAGCTGAAGAGCAGCAACACCCACCACCCCAAATCCAGAAAGCGCTCCCTCGTATTAAGATAGCTGCCGCGCTCTAGTTCCATCCTTTGTAACGCTGTAGGAGGCACAAAgaaatggttttgtttgtgtgtttagaAAACGCTACTGTTCTGAAGGAATTCTGTGACTCAACAAGCAACGAAGTGACTCCAAGAGGCTCCAAAGGTGCAAAGATCTGGTCCTCAGCAGATGACTATGAGAGCGAGTTTCTCCTGAGAAGTGAACAGGACCTGGGAAGCTCAGAAGGACAGGAGGCGGCCAAGAGGAGTACCACAACTTTTGCTCACCCATGTTAAAATTGAAGCACCTTTTCAGGGAAGAAACCATCTCGGGTGGCCTCATGTTCTCCTTCAGCTGGCACAGAAACAGGCATGGACACAGGAAAGATGTTCAACAGCTGCTCTGCATTAAGGAACACTGCAGGAAGTTACTAAAAAGTCAAGACACCGCAGCAGCTAATTCCTTAAGTTGTTTATTTATCATTGAAGAAACACACAGCAGCAAGTTCTGTGTTGGCTTCAGTATGACCAGATAATTAATGGTTGTTACCGCACCCCAAAATTGAAGTCAACACAGCCATTACTACAAATCACTTTTTGGAAAGGGGAAGAATTGACCCTGAAGACAAAGAATTGGGGGAAAAGATTCAACAATTTCTCCAAAACCACACATTTTAAATATGACAATATTTATAAATCCTTGGAAGGCATGAATTATCCAGTAATGGAAAAAGCGGTTGTGATATTggcaacagaaaaatacatagCCATATGCTTACCAAAACACTGAAATTGTAAAAGCTTGAAGTTTTGTGGTTGTACACCGCAGCAGGTACTGTTCACGGGAACAATGACAGCCGAACGGCCTCCCAGGCGGTATGTTTTCAAGTAAATCTACAGAAAGTATCCCAGTGTAGCTAGTGCTCATCACGTTTATTGTATTTAATTCAAATTTAAACAACTTACTGAATTTAGATAGCAATAAAATATATCTCTCAGAAACCGCCTGCCCTCAAAGATACCTGTGTAGAAGAGggcttttatatttttcttttttttttggctaattaTGGAAATTGATTCAGCTCTGCCTTTTCAATAGTTCCACTGCGTGAACAGAAGTGTTTTCAAATGCATGTTCTGTAACGATAATACCCCATTCCAAATTaagaaagactaaaaataaaaaggtcagCCTCTTTTGGTGCGAGATAGAAGCATTACTCAAGACAGCTGTTGGgcttgcttctttttattttagcaacAAATGACCCATGAAATAAGCATCATTTGAAATTTCAAAAACTGGCATTCAATTTCCAACCTTCTGCTGTGAGTTTTGTGCATGATCAATCTATATGAGTAAGTAATTCAAGCTCATGCTTTCATGTTACCTCAAAACATTTGTTAAAGAACTCCAATTCAGAATGTTTATAAGCACAAATATAATCCGTGGATTCGATCAAATCAAAGCTAAAACATCGGTTAAACTCTGTGATTTTTCACTTAACGTCGTACAGTGGTCCAACCTTCTTCATCTGTCTCATTTTTAGTGCGGCGAACGGGCTCACGGTCCTTCTCTGTTTTCCAGGagcccttctccttctccccatctctctcgCGATCCTTGGATGCTGGTGGGGGAGCAGAcgctggagaagcagcaggagccgGAGCCGATCGCCGAACGGTTTCGCGTTCTTCTCCGCGGTCCTCTCTCCTGTCATCGGCACGTCGCCAGGAGCTCGCTGCAAACACAGAAAGACAATAAACCAACCTTTGtcatgctccagcagcagcctcagagaGTTTAAACAAACATGCCCGGCTCCGACAGTCTGATTTATGGGTTCTCAGTCTTGCCAAGAGGGAATATGCTGATGACAGCCAAACGCACAGCTTAATTTTGTAGTGAAGTAACAGACAGGAACTACTCAAGCCTCCTTTCAGACTCACAATTGTTTTGAGCCACTCAAGTGTCATCTTTAAAACACAGTAACTGTAGTAAGAATGTTCTATTGATGTAGATGGGTTTATGATGTAAAATATATTCTTATATCGTTATCAGAATTAAAAGCACAAAAGCGTCTCCTTAGAAATGACTGAACTCTGACAAGAGAAAAATCCTAATTTAAAAACACTTGTGGAAAATGTTTAGGTGTTCAT
The window above is part of the Numenius arquata chromosome 15, bNumArq3.hap1.1, whole genome shotgun sequence genome. Proteins encoded here:
- the NANOS1 gene encoding nanos homolog 1, whose amino-acid sequence is MEAFPGGKLEQHRHLPAVECLPGARYGGRSHSACGNVFNSWNDYLGLATLITKAVRPGKGFGAEPPSVVVAAAVPPAEDEEEEEEEEEEAAGPYFEGALDLQDLDLCGHHHHHHHHHHHGESLLEERFADFSPFPGRGGPAAAVVFDCSGDHPGREGSPHAWGGVVVAGRLPTHPRAASRLLKPELQVCVFCRNNKEAVALYTTHILKGPDGRVLCPVLRRYTCPLCGASGDNAHTIKYCPLSKMQAAKQLKHARTALGKKGR